The following are encoded together in the Acidobacteriota bacterium genome:
- the uvrC gene encoding excinuclease ABC subunit UvrC: protein MHPELSRKLGELPDLPGIYIFKSEAGEALYVGKAKFLRRRGAAYRKPADDPRIALMLHDAVDVEFVVTDSEAEALLLENNWIKKRQPRFNIRLRDDKTYPYLKLTLTDGHPRLAFTRRIRRDGAEYYGPYLPAGLARKAIKLTQKLFGIRVCRIDIDGSLPRPCLYYDMKRCLGPCVDGLTTDEAYAEAVEKARLFLAGRNEELLKDLRARMRTLADQLEFEAAARLRDTIHEVNEVSQRRKLSSARGEDVDIFGVHTSGDNAAVTVLVMRSGQVLDRRELFWEGVPRITAERLLSELLPQLYDRTTLIPKEVHLPVPIEGEEALIEWLSSRRESRVYLRMPSRGPKAQRIALANRNAAMAFRRRFRGGGAGGEAGSALRKALDLADPPRRIEGFDISTFGGSQTVASLVVWSDGRMVKGQYRSFNIRGLSQADDFAAIRQAVSRRYRRVLDEVGEMPDLILIDGGRGQLNAALEALVDLGVDETPVVGLAKKKEELYVPARPAPLRLRRSHAGLRVLQQVRDEAHRFAVSRHRRRRSRRALHSRFDDLRGIGPQRRKLLVRRFGSYAGVAQASEQQLREVLGPKLARSVHAAIHGERSRSRQ, encoded by the coding sequence ATGCACCCGGAGCTCTCCCGCAAGCTCGGCGAACTGCCGGACCTGCCGGGGATCTACATCTTCAAATCGGAGGCGGGGGAGGCGCTGTACGTCGGCAAGGCGAAGTTCCTCAGGCGCAGGGGCGCCGCCTACCGCAAGCCGGCCGACGATCCGCGCATCGCGCTGATGCTCCACGACGCGGTCGACGTCGAGTTCGTCGTGACCGACTCCGAGGCGGAAGCCCTGCTGCTCGAGAACAACTGGATCAAGAAGCGCCAGCCGCGCTTCAACATCCGTCTCCGCGACGACAAGACCTACCCGTACCTCAAGCTGACCCTGACCGACGGACATCCGCGGCTTGCCTTCACCCGCCGCATCCGTCGCGACGGGGCGGAGTACTACGGTCCCTACCTGCCGGCCGGGCTGGCCCGCAAGGCGATCAAGCTGACCCAGAAGCTGTTCGGCATCCGGGTTTGCCGGATCGACATCGACGGCAGCCTGCCGCGGCCCTGCCTTTACTACGACATGAAGCGCTGCCTCGGTCCCTGCGTCGACGGGCTGACCACGGACGAAGCCTACGCCGAGGCGGTGGAGAAGGCCCGGCTGTTTCTGGCCGGCCGGAACGAGGAACTGCTGAAGGACCTGCGTGCCCGGATGCGGACGCTCGCGGACCAACTCGAGTTCGAGGCGGCGGCCCGGCTGCGCGACACGATCCACGAGGTCAACGAGGTCAGCCAGCGCCGCAAGCTCAGCTCGGCCCGCGGGGAGGACGTCGACATCTTTGGCGTTCACACGAGCGGCGACAACGCGGCAGTCACTGTTCTGGTCATGCGGAGCGGTCAGGTGCTGGACCGCCGCGAGCTGTTCTGGGAAGGCGTCCCCAGGATCACCGCCGAGCGCCTGCTCTCCGAGCTGCTGCCGCAGCTCTATGACCGGACGACGCTGATTCCGAAGGAGGTCCACCTGCCGGTGCCGATCGAAGGCGAGGAGGCGCTGATCGAATGGCTGAGCAGCCGCAGGGAGTCCAGGGTCTACCTCCGCATGCCGTCGCGCGGGCCGAAGGCGCAACGCATCGCGCTCGCCAACCGCAACGCCGCGATGGCCTTCCGCCGCCGGTTCCGCGGCGGGGGCGCGGGCGGCGAGGCCGGCTCGGCGCTACGGAAGGCGCTCGACCTGGCCGATCCGCCGCGGCGGATCGAGGGCTTCGACATCTCGACCTTCGGCGGCAGCCAGACCGTCGCCTCGCTGGTCGTCTGGAGCGACGGGCGGATGGTCAAGGGCCAGTATCGCAGCTTCAACATCCGCGGTCTCTCCCAGGCCGACGACTTCGCCGCGATCCGCCAGGCGGTGAGCCGCCGCTACCGTCGCGTGCTCGACGAGGTCGGAGAGATGCCCGACCTGATCCTGATCGACGGCGGGCGTGGACAGTTGAACGCCGCGCTGGAAGCCCTGGTGGACTTGGGGGTGGACGAGACCCCGGTGGTCGGGCTTGCCAAGAAAAAGGAGGAGCTCTACGTTCCGGCCCGTCCCGCGCCGCTCAGGCTGAGGCGGAGCCATGCGGGCCTTCGCGTGCTGCAACAGGTTCGGGACGAGGCCCACCGCTTCGCCGTCTCCCGCCACCGACGCCGCCGCTCCCGGAGGGCATTGCACAGCCGGTTCGACGACCTCCGGGGTATCGGGCCGCAACGGCGCAAGCTGCTGGTGCGACGCTTCGGCAGCTACGCCGGCGTAGCCCAGGCCTCGGAACAGCAACTGCGCGAAGTGCTCGGACCGAAGCTGGCGCGCTCGGTCCACGCCGCGATCCACGGCGAGCGCTCACGCTCCCGGCAGTGA
- a CDS encoding LD-carboxypeptidase has protein sequence MTFQPGQRVSAAERPPAAKPGDRVGIAALSGRIDRDRLAAGVAGLEELGFEPVLAANLRPEASLSGRPLFAGSDAERLEAFHELAADVSIAAIVFARGGYGVPRILGQVDWALLAARPRPYVGYSDLTPLLLALVSRTGTMAFHGPMAVDLARGLLPEERRSFLDALAGRLSGPWALDRVSAGSSAGRPPAIEGRLLGGCLTMLAASVGTGLLPSFQDSILVLEDIDEPEYRIDRLLTQLRTSGQATGVRAVIAGHFTNCDARASLIDFAAALGAPLFTGLPAGHQAPNHTVPLGASVSLDVRNATLEVER, from the coding sequence TTGACCTTCCAACCCGGCCAGCGTGTTTCCGCCGCCGAACGTCCCCCCGCGGCGAAGCCCGGCGACCGGGTGGGGATCGCCGCGCTTTCGGGCCGAATCGACCGGGACCGGCTGGCCGCCGGCGTTGCCGGCCTGGAGGAACTCGGCTTCGAGCCGGTTCTCGCAGCCAACCTGCGGCCCGAAGCGTCGCTCAGCGGACGGCCGCTGTTCGCGGGCTCGGACGCAGAGCGCCTGGAGGCTTTCCATGAACTTGCGGCCGACGTCTCGATTGCGGCGATCGTCTTCGCGCGCGGGGGCTACGGCGTCCCCCGCATCCTCGGACAGGTCGACTGGGCTCTGCTCGCCGCCAGGCCGCGCCCGTACGTCGGCTACTCGGACCTGACGCCCCTGCTCCTGGCGCTGGTCTCGAGGACGGGGACGATGGCCTTTCACGGCCCCATGGCGGTGGACTTGGCGCGGGGTCTCTTGCCCGAGGAGCGCCGTTCTTTCCTGGACGCGCTCGCGGGCCGGCTTTCGGGCCCCTGGGCGCTCGACCGGGTTTCCGCGGGATCGTCGGCCGGCCGACCTCCGGCGATCGAAGGCCGTCTGCTCGGAGGGTGTCTCACGATGTTGGCCGCGTCGGTCGGAACGGGGCTGCTGCCGAGCTTCCAGGACTCGATCCTCGTCCTCGAGGACATCGACGAACCGGAGTACCGGATCGACCGGCTGCTCACCCAGCTTCGGACATCCGGTCAGGCGACCGGTGTTCGCGCCGTGATCGCCGGCCATTTCACGAACTGCGATGCGCGCGCCAGCCTGATCGACTTCGCCGCTGCGCTCGGCGCGCCGCTGTTCACCGGACTGCCGGCCGGCCACCAGGCGCCGAACCACACCGTGCCGTTGGGCGCCAGTGTGTCCCTCGACGTCCGGAACGCGACGCTCGAAGTCGAACGGTAG
- a CDS encoding ATP-dependent DNA helicase RecG, with protein sequence MDARDPITSARGVGPVLGRRLAAGGCRRIADLLAHLPLRYEDRRTLGRLPGADDDATESVQPGLLTVVARLENLKRVFGRRRFSRVEAVACDGAARVGVVWFNRPYLARQLEEDVPYLLHGPLRRRGADGPWQLSNPSVERIGGGESDGGGVRPVYGRIGEVPPSRVARLVAGAIRTLRDTSGPEWIEEWLPREERTKHELPRLAEALTEVHSPSREASIGELNARRSPAHARLAYGEFLLQQLQLAVVRRQRRRSGKPHRYRAHADAWAAATRLLPFRLTGAQERVLGEIGDDLAGEEPMLRLVQGDVGSGKTVLAALSCLIAAGSGLQSALMAPTELLAEQHFASLERLLGSSMTVALVTSGQRVTSDGGPVEEGIADGRVDLVVGTHALIEERTRFARLGLAVIDEQHRFGVVQRQSLVRKGQRPDLLVMTATPIPRSLALTVYGDLDVSILDEMPPGRRPIETRVTTDGGMEEAVNDVRRRLKRGGRAYVVFPLIDGGEGAAAGLPSLTESGPKWARALAVPHGVVHGRLRRQERDETMSRFAGGSIQVLLATTVIEVGVDVPEATAMVILGAERFGLAQLHQLRGRIGRGTDPRLGEPLCIAIAGEPSAEAERRLSVFADSTDGFRIAEEDMRQRGPGEILGTRQAGLPQFRFGDLARDWDWLVAARRDASELLDRLADPENDALRRQVGRRIPGFLP encoded by the coding sequence ATGGACGCGCGCGATCCGATCACCAGTGCGCGCGGCGTCGGGCCGGTGCTGGGGCGCCGTCTGGCCGCCGGTGGCTGCCGGCGGATCGCGGACCTCCTGGCGCACCTCCCGCTCCGCTACGAGGACCGTCGCACGCTGGGCCGGTTGCCCGGAGCCGACGACGACGCAACCGAGTCCGTGCAGCCCGGCCTCCTGACCGTGGTCGCGCGACTTGAGAACCTGAAACGAGTGTTTGGGCGGCGACGTTTCTCCCGCGTGGAGGCGGTCGCCTGCGACGGTGCAGCCAGGGTCGGCGTGGTTTGGTTCAACCGCCCCTACCTGGCGCGGCAACTCGAAGAGGACGTGCCCTACCTCCTGCACGGCCCACTCCGCCGACGCGGTGCGGACGGTCCCTGGCAACTCTCGAATCCGTCCGTCGAGCGGATCGGTGGCGGAGAATCCGACGGCGGCGGCGTGCGGCCGGTCTACGGGCGGATCGGGGAGGTACCGCCGTCCCGAGTGGCTCGGCTCGTTGCCGGTGCGATCCGGACGCTGCGGGACACCTCGGGACCCGAGTGGATCGAGGAGTGGCTTCCACGCGAGGAGCGGACGAAGCACGAGCTACCCCGACTGGCGGAGGCCCTGACGGAAGTCCACTCGCCGTCGCGGGAAGCCTCGATCGGGGAACTGAACGCCAGGCGGAGTCCGGCCCATGCCCGCCTCGCCTACGGGGAGTTCCTGCTCCAGCAGTTGCAACTCGCCGTGGTCCGTCGCCAGCGGCGTCGATCCGGGAAACCCCATCGCTACCGCGCCCACGCCGACGCGTGGGCGGCGGCGACCCGGCTTCTGCCGTTTCGCCTGACCGGCGCGCAGGAACGGGTGCTCGGAGAGATAGGCGACGATCTCGCCGGAGAGGAGCCCATGCTCCGTCTGGTACAGGGCGACGTGGGCAGCGGCAAGACGGTCCTGGCGGCCCTCTCCTGTCTGATCGCCGCCGGGAGCGGCCTGCAATCGGCGCTGATGGCGCCGACCGAGCTCCTGGCCGAGCAGCACTTCGCTTCCCTGGAACGACTGCTCGGCTCCAGCATGACGGTCGCCCTCGTCACTTCGGGGCAGCGCGTGACCAGCGACGGCGGCCCGGTGGAGGAGGGGATCGCGGACGGCCGGGTAGACCTCGTCGTCGGCACGCACGCCCTGATCGAGGAACGTACGAGGTTCGCGCGGCTGGGCCTCGCCGTGATCGACGAACAGCATCGTTTCGGCGTCGTCCAGCGCCAGTCCCTCGTTCGGAAGGGCCAGCGACCGGACCTCCTGGTCATGACGGCGACCCCGATTCCCAGGTCGCTGGCGCTGACGGTGTACGGTGATCTCGACGTGTCGATCCTGGACGAGATGCCTCCCGGTCGCCGCCCGATAGAGACCAGGGTGACGACGGACGGCGGGATGGAGGAGGCGGTGAACGACGTGCGGAGGCGACTGAAGCGTGGCGGCCGGGCCTACGTCGTCTTTCCCCTGATCGACGGCGGGGAGGGTGCTGCCGCCGGACTGCCTTCGCTCACGGAGTCCGGCCCGAAATGGGCGCGCGCGCTCGCGGTTCCCCACGGCGTCGTGCACGGACGCCTCCGGCGCCAGGAGCGGGATGAAACGATGAGCCGCTTTGCCGGTGGGTCGATCCAGGTCCTGCTGGCGACGACCGTGATCGAAGTCGGCGTCGACGTGCCCGAGGCGACGGCGATGGTCATTCTGGGAGCCGAGCGTTTCGGTCTCGCCCAGTTGCACCAGTTGCGGGGGCGGATCGGTCGCGGTACGGATCCACGGCTGGGAGAACCGCTCTGCATCGCGATCGCGGGGGAGCCCTCGGCCGAGGCGGAACGGCGGCTGAGCGTGTTCGCGGACTCGACCGACGGTTTCCGGATCGCGGAAGAGGACATGCGGCAACGGGGACCGGGCGAGATTCTCGGTACGCGTCAGGCCGGTCTGCCGCAGTTTCGGTTCGGCGACCTGGCGCGCGACTGGGATTGGCTGGTGGCGGCGCGGCGGGACGCGTCCGAACTGCTGGACCGTCTGGCGGATCCCGAGAACGACGCTCTGCGGCGACAGGTGGGGCGGCGCATCCCCGGCTTTCTGCCATGA
- a CDS encoding glycosyltransferase family 4 protein, which translates to MRVLLVANVLPPKDLSGAGEQVLQLAWGLRQAGCEVDIMGRDRCGPNVSKVAFPWRARSAVRHVVREWRPEIVQVHESDGGLVIRDLARLDRASRPLLVALQQVSYVRERQAVRPLVDRDQDARVVARPVRSELLFRALRTPLHIALGRLTARRSDVRLAPSRATAREIERDYGVEDVRVVPNVTGAPFDARAGESAAAAGRDEPVVGEPYVLAVGRLRIRKGMEILLQAMAQVRDRGHRPRLVVAGDGERRGALEAMCERLGLDSCIHWAGRCSRSEAARLRRRATALIVPSTYEGMPLVVLEAMSDAVPVIASAVSGIPEVVVDGETGWLVPPERSAALAAALIEAISDPGAARVRGEAGRQRLDRRFRPHHAARHWFEAVGSAGLSVPAVWENPPG; encoded by the coding sequence ATGAGAGTGTTGCTGGTCGCCAACGTGCTGCCGCCGAAGGACCTGTCCGGCGCCGGGGAACAGGTGCTGCAGCTCGCCTGGGGGCTGAGGCAGGCCGGTTGCGAAGTCGACATCATGGGTCGTGACCGTTGTGGACCGAACGTCTCGAAGGTCGCCTTTCCCTGGCGGGCGCGGAGTGCTGTCCGGCATGTGGTCCGGGAGTGGCGGCCGGAGATCGTGCAGGTGCACGAAAGCGACGGCGGCCTGGTGATCCGCGATCTCGCGCGGCTCGACCGCGCGTCGAGGCCGCTGCTGGTGGCACTCCAACAGGTGAGCTACGTGCGGGAACGTCAGGCGGTCCGCCCACTCGTCGATCGTGACCAGGATGCCAGGGTGGTCGCCCGACCCGTTCGGAGCGAATTGCTGTTCCGGGCGCTCCGGACTCCCCTGCACATCGCGCTCGGCCGGCTGACCGCGAGGCGGTCGGACGTGCGGCTCGCCCCGAGCCGGGCGACCGCGCGCGAGATCGAGCGTGACTACGGCGTGGAGGATGTGCGCGTGGTGCCGAACGTCACCGGCGCGCCGTTCGACGCACGCGCGGGGGAGTCGGCGGCCGCCGCCGGCCGGGACGAACCGGTTGTCGGCGAACCGTACGTGCTGGCCGTGGGCCGGCTGCGAATACGGAAGGGAATGGAGATTCTGTTGCAGGCGATGGCGCAGGTCCGTGATCGCGGCCACCGCCCGCGCCTAGTCGTGGCCGGCGACGGCGAGCGCCGGGGGGCGCTCGAGGCAATGTGCGAACGGCTCGGACTTGACTCCTGCATTCACTGGGCGGGACGCTGCTCGCGGTCGGAAGCGGCGCGGTTGAGGCGGCGGGCGACCGCGCTGATCGTGCCCTCGACCTACGAGGGCATGCCTCTTGTCGTGCTGGAAGCGATGAGCGACGCCGTCCCCGTCATCGCGTCCGCGGTCAGCGGCATTCCCGAGGTCGTGGTCGATGGGGAGACCGGCTGGCTCGTCCCGCCTGAACGCTCGGCCGCGCTCGCCGCCGCGCTGATCGAGGCGATTTCCGATCCTGGTGCGGCGCGAGTTCGCGGCGAGGCTGGACGGCAGCGCCTCGATCGGCGGTTTCGCCCGCACCACGCGGCCCGGCACTGGTTCGAGGCTGTGGGCTCGGCGGGCCTTTCGGTGCCGGCAGTGTGGGAGAATCCACCCGGATGA
- a CDS encoding segregation/condensation protein A has product MKLVDGHGSLLPASWRVQLPAFEGPLDLLLHLVRINEIEITDIPVALICDQFHEYLALMDELDLDIAAEYIYEAALLIQLKARVLLPRPEPEAGEAPEDPRRELIERLLEYQRLKEAAQTLAEVDDLRHGLWTRSGTPAAAPGDDDEEFDMGDLSLFDLLQVLRNVLKRYDEEHPSPLTYQGETFSVRGQIERLLRRFDGGRSLDLQDDLFALSSRAEAIACFLAVLEMARLNLVRLHSSGDRSVLIFRTTRPLDPILLEDFTG; this is encoded by the coding sequence ATGAAGCTCGTGGATGGGCACGGCAGCCTGTTGCCGGCGTCGTGGAGGGTCCAGCTCCCTGCTTTCGAGGGTCCGCTCGACCTGCTTTTGCACCTGGTCCGCATCAACGAGATCGAGATCACGGACATCCCGGTCGCGCTGATCTGCGACCAGTTCCACGAGTATCTGGCGCTGATGGACGAGCTCGATCTGGACATAGCCGCCGAGTACATCTACGAGGCTGCACTGCTGATTCAGCTCAAGGCCAGGGTGCTGCTGCCCCGACCCGAACCGGAAGCGGGCGAAGCGCCCGAGGACCCGCGACGGGAGCTGATCGAACGCCTCCTCGAGTATCAGCGGCTGAAGGAAGCGGCACAGACGCTCGCGGAGGTCGACGATCTCCGCCATGGGCTGTGGACGCGGAGCGGCACGCCTGCCGCGGCGCCCGGGGACGACGACGAGGAGTTCGACATGGGGGATCTCTCCCTCTTCGACCTCCTGCAGGTCCTGCGCAACGTGCTGAAGCGCTACGACGAGGAGCATCCGAGTCCGCTGACCTACCAGGGCGAGACGTTCAGCGTTCGAGGCCAGATCGAGAGGCTTCTGCGGCGCTTCGATGGCGGCCGGTCGCTCGACCTCCAGGATGACCTCTTCGCGCTGTCGAGCCGGGCCGAGGCGATCGCCTGCTTCCTGGCGGTGCTCGAGATGGCGAGACTGAACCTGGTCCGGCTCCACTCATCCGGGGACAGATCGGTACTGATCTTTCGCACGACCCGGCCGCTGGATCCGATCTTGCTTGAGGACTTCACCGGATGA
- the scpB gene encoding SMC-Scp complex subunit ScpB: MTDQAEMAAVFEALLFASPDPQSETKLLEVFPENSREQAREALQTVLARYRADESGAQPDRGVVVDHAGGGYRLVTRPDLHAYLRKYFDVAGRSKLSMAAVETLAIVAYRQPVTTPEVQDLRGRNSAGVLKTLLERRLIRIAGRKEVVGSPFLYATTRDFLLHFGLRSLSELPPLEEFEETFLAAAAEEVPQSELTLAPVDSGDG, encoded by the coding sequence ATGACCGACCAGGCGGAGATGGCAGCGGTGTTCGAGGCGTTGCTATTCGCGAGCCCGGATCCGCAATCCGAAACGAAGCTGCTCGAGGTTTTCCCCGAGAACTCCCGGGAGCAGGCGCGCGAAGCTCTTCAGACCGTCCTGGCGCGCTACCGCGCCGATGAGTCCGGCGCGCAGCCTGACCGCGGAGTCGTCGTCGATCACGCCGGCGGCGGCTACCGGCTCGTGACGCGCCCGGACCTCCATGCCTATCTGCGGAAGTACTTCGATGTCGCCGGCCGTAGCAAGCTCTCGATGGCCGCGGTGGAAACGCTGGCGATCGTCGCCTACCGTCAACCGGTGACCACCCCCGAGGTCCAGGACCTTCGGGGCCGCAACTCCGCCGGTGTCCTCAAGACGCTGCTCGAGCGGCGGTTGATCCGTATCGCCGGCCGCAAGGAGGTCGTGGGCAGCCCGTTTCTCTATGCCACGACGCGCGACTTCCTGCTTCACTTCGGCCTGCGCTCACTGTCGGAACTGCCGCCGCTCGAAGAGTTCGAGGAGACCTTCCTGGCGGCGGCGGCGGAAGAGGTCCCTCAGTCCGAGCTCACCCTGGCGCCGGTGGACTCAGGAGATGGCTGA
- a CDS encoding pseudouridine synthase produces MAERRRGERLQKVLSRAGIASRRAAEDLIREGRVTIDGRVAVLGDRVAPAGEPPVAVLVDGEPIRRRAASRYVLLNKPSGYVTTRSDPEGRPTVMDLIPDRWRRRLKPVGRLDYGTEGLLLVTDDGDLAHRLTHPRFGCSKRYLAKVRGLPADSSIARLRGGMVIAGRRTAPVRLTRAPARRGARPARASSWWEIELVEGRTRQIREMFFRVGHPVQRLRRVAIGRLEDAELPLGSWRELSPDELAALRGNSGPGPRKGSPGRRRRKPRRR; encoded by the coding sequence ATGGCTGAGCGGCGGCGGGGCGAACGGCTCCAGAAGGTCCTCTCCCGAGCGGGTATCGCGTCTCGTCGGGCAGCGGAGGATCTCATTCGGGAAGGGCGGGTCACGATCGACGGCCGCGTGGCGGTGCTCGGCGACCGGGTTGCCCCAGCAGGAGAGCCTCCGGTCGCGGTACTGGTGGACGGTGAGCCGATCCGTCGGCGCGCCGCCTCGCGATACGTCCTGCTGAACAAGCCGTCGGGCTACGTGACCACGCGGTCGGACCCCGAGGGTCGGCCCACGGTGATGGACCTCATTCCTGACAGGTGGCGCCGGCGGCTGAAGCCGGTCGGGCGGCTCGACTACGGCACGGAGGGTCTGCTGCTGGTAACCGATGACGGCGACCTCGCGCATCGCCTCACCCACCCTCGCTTCGGCTGTTCAAAACGGTACCTCGCCAAGGTCCGGGGCCTTCCGGCGGATTCGTCGATCGCGCGCCTTCGAGGCGGCATGGTGATCGCGGGTCGCCGGACCGCACCGGTGAGATTGACCCGGGCGCCGGCCCGGCGCGGCGCCCGCCCGGCCCGTGCCTCGAGTTGGTGGGAGATCGAGTTGGTCGAGGGGAGGACGCGCCAGATCCGCGAGATGTTCTTCCGCGTCGGGCATCCGGTGCAGCGGCTGCGTCGCGTGGCAATCGGCCGCCTTGAGGACGCGGAGCTTCCGCTCGGGTCCTGGCGAGAGCTCTCCCCCGATGAACTCGCCGCTCTTCGCGGGAACTCGGGACCTGGGCCGCGCAAAGGCTCTCCCGGCCGGCGCCGACGGAAACCGCGTCGCCGATGA
- the cmk gene encoding (d)CMP kinase produces the protein MTVVAIDGPAGVGKSTVARRVAAQLGVPYLDTGSMYRAVAWKALEEDLDPADGLAMSRLIAGLHFELRPRNDEAEVVVDGAAPGVQLRTPRVDAATSRVAVHPAVRSWLVAKQREFAAREGAVVEGRDIGTVVFPETPHKFYLDAPLEIRAERRMRQLAGRECGDRGRLLREMRARDERDIRRSASPLRRDETYELIDTSAGDEEQVAARILRSVRAAATEP, from the coding sequence ATGACCGTCGTGGCGATCGACGGTCCCGCCGGCGTCGGCAAGAGCACCGTGGCGCGCCGGGTGGCGGCGCAACTCGGCGTGCCCTACCTCGATACCGGCTCCATGTACCGGGCCGTCGCGTGGAAGGCCCTGGAGGAAGATCTCGATCCGGCCGACGGGCTGGCAATGAGCAGGTTGATCGCGGGGCTCCACTTCGAGTTACGCCCACGCAATGACGAAGCCGAGGTGGTTGTGGACGGGGCAGCGCCGGGCGTTCAGCTCCGAACCCCGCGGGTCGACGCGGCGACCTCGCGGGTTGCCGTCCACCCGGCGGTGCGCTCCTGGCTCGTTGCGAAGCAGCGCGAGTTCGCCGCCAGGGAGGGCGCGGTGGTGGAGGGAAGGGACATCGGCACGGTCGTCTTTCCGGAAACCCCGCACAAGTTCTATCTGGATGCTCCGCTCGAGATCCGGGCCGAGCGCCGGATGCGCCAACTCGCTGGCCGCGAGTGCGGCGACCGCGGCCGGTTGCTGAGGGAGATGCGCGCCCGGGACGAGCGCGACATCCGCCGTAGCGCCTCGCCGCTGAGGCGCGATGAAACCTACGAGCTGATCGACACCTCGGCCGGCGACGAAGAGCAGGTTGCGGCCCGGATCCTCCGGTCCGTACGGGCGGCAGCGACGGAACCATGA